A stretch of DNA from Mus pahari unplaced genomic scaffold, PAHARI_EIJ_v1.1 scaffold_10907_1, whole genome shotgun sequence:
CAGTTGGGTAAGTTTTACGCATACAAGATGGCTATGAGATAGGAGTTGTGGATTTGCGTCGTCTGGGCTGTAGCGACCCTTACCTTACCACCTCGTTTCTCGTTTTTGGCCTCTTTTAGGAGGGGAGGCTTTAAGATGAGTGGGTAAGGACTGTGGGTGGTGGAGAGTCATGTCGCCATCTTTACTGTGGggtctcctcccccctcccctgtgtTTCTATTACTATTATGTATAGAGGAACACAcagacaacttttgggaatcagttttctcctctcaTCATAGGAGCCAAAGACCTACCTCAGACTGTCAGGGCTACCTGGCAGGAGCTGTCACCCACTGAACGATCCAACCCACCCTGTGTCTTATTTCTTAGGTCCTGTTCTGGAAACACCTAGGCAAGCCGGGCGCGTCCGACCAGCACGAGAAGCGTCCATTGACAGGACCGGAGAAGGCTTCCACAGTTTCTGACACTGTAAAGTTGTTCAAGCCCCACAAAGAGGCCATAGTCGCCGACCTGGATGTGTGCCCAGGGATGCTCGAACCCAGTGTGCTGGCCTCAGCCAAGGAAAAATCTCCTGTGCATGATCAAGAGAGCCATTCGAACCGTGACAGCCGTTCTCTGATGACCCTCGTCCACTCAGTCTCTATGTTCATGTTCTCCATGCTGCAGTATGGCTGGCGACTATGTAGGTGGAAGGTGTGTACTGTCCCATCTCTAACCCCGAGACCCattcctcctctgtccctcctccagcACTGGGGTTTTGGTTgggggcttgttttgttttgatttgtttgagacaggctctcatgtagccccaAATTgccaggaacttgctatgtagctgagggtaaTGGCAATTCATTCCTACTTAAATgtatttctgagaattttttaaaaggctatttaAAAGCTGGGCAGTTAGTAGCACACACCTTAGTCCCagaatcaggaggcagaagcaggtggctctcttgggtttgaggctggcctggttgacagagtttcaggacagccaaggctacgtgGAGAAactttatcttgaaaaaaaaagttatttatgtgtatatgtgtttctgcTTGTCTATATGTGTACCATATATGTGCAGTTGTCCAAAGGAGGCTATAAAAGATTGTCGGAACCCCTGGAACCTGCAGTTTCAGGTGGCTGTTAGCTATCTGATTGCAGGTCACtggggtcctttgcaagaatagcaagtgttttaagtgctgagccatctctctggccccaagatttttattctgcttatttattttattatttttttaagatttatttatgtatgagtacaccattgctctcttcagacacaccagaaggcatcggatcccattacagatggttgtgagccaccatgtggttgctgggaattgaactcaggaccttctgaagagcagttggtgctcttacccactgagccatctctccagccctttaggctttcttttgagacaagttctcaatATGTGTTCTGCCCTGAAACTCAGAGGTCCTCTTACCTctgtctgccaagtgctgggattaaaagtgtgtaccactatgccctgATCCCCaaattccttttccattttttttttaaactcttcctCTCTTCATGTGTGTATAAGTTACACCTGTACTGTTAACATGcttgtggaaatcagaggacaaccttgggttgTCTTTTCccgttattttatatatatatttggtttttcgagacagggtttgtttttgttttttgcttttttttgtttttgtttttgtttttttcgagacagggtttctctNNNNNNNNNNNNNNNNNNNNNNNNNNNNNNNNNNNNNNNNNNNNNNNNNNNNNNNNNNNNNNNNNNNNNNNNNNNNNNNNNNNNNNNNNNNNNNNNNNNNNNNNNNNNNNNNNNNNNNNNNNNNNNNNNNNNNNNNNNNNNNNNNNNNNNNNNNNNNNNNNNNNNNNNNNNNNNNNNNNNNNNNNNNNNNNNNNNNNNNNNNNNNNNNNNNNNNNNNNNNNNNNNNNNNNNNNNNNNNNNNNNNNNNNNNNNNNNNNNNNNNNNNNNNNNNNNNNNNNNNNNNNNNNNNNNNNNNNNNNNNNNNNNNNNNNNNNNNNNNNNNNNNNNNNNNNNNNNNNNNN
This window harbors:
- the CUNH7orf61 gene encoding uncharacterized protein C7orf61 homolog isoform X2, which encodes MVMRFLKWIRQIWRKVPSWVLFWKHLGKPGASDQHEKRPLTGPEKASTVSDTVKLFKPHKEAIVADLDVCPGMLEPSVLASAKEKSPVHDQESHSNRDSRSLMTLVHSVSMFMFSMLQYGWRLFFYECWLSFLPCEDRVGLGDARG
- the CUNH7orf61 gene encoding uncharacterized protein C7orf61 homolog isoform X1, yielding MRFLKWIRQIWRKVPSWVLFWKHLGKPGASDQHEKRPLTGPEKASTVSDTVKLFKPHKEAIVADLDVCPGMLEPSVLASAKEKSPVHDQESHSNRDSRSLMTLVHSVSMFMFSMLQYGWRLCRWKSSMSAGSVSSHARTGSALGTPEAEMLREVYLVLWVIRKQLRELARRQERRRRRRMRSHPSHTSRHSEPVQGLKHDARSPL